The proteins below are encoded in one region of Meriones unguiculatus strain TT.TT164.6M chromosome 18, Bangor_MerUng_6.1, whole genome shotgun sequence:
- the Madd gene encoding MAP kinase-activating death domain protein isoform X34, protein MVQKKFCPRLLDYLVIVGARHPSSDSVAQTPELLRRYPLEDHPEFPLPPDVVFFCQPEGCLSVRQRRASLRDDTSFVFTLTDKDTGVTRYGICVNFYRSFQKRAPKEKAESGAAPRGKEGPHAPCASEELAPASSEGTSTLQPPGADSTPDVSQSPRGKRRAKAGSRSRNSTLTSLCVLSHHPFFSAFRECLYTLKRLVDCCSERLLGKKPGIPRGVQRDTMWRIFTGSLLVEEKSSALLHDLREIEAWIYRLLRSPVPVSGQKRVDIEVLPPELQPALTFALPDPSRFTLVDFPLHLPLELLGVDACLQVLTCILLEHKVVLQSRDYNALSMSVMAFVAMIYPLEYMFPVIPLLPTCMASAEQLLLAPTPYIIGVPASFFLYKLDFKMPDDVWLVDLDSNRVIAPTNAEVLPILPEPESIELKKHLKQALASMSLNTQPILNLEKFHEGQEIPLLLGRPSSDLQSTPSTEFNPLIYGNDVDSVDVATRVAMVRFFNSANVLQGFQMHTRTLRLFPRPVVAFQAGSFLASRPRQTPFAEKLARTQAVEYFGEWTLNPTNYAFQRIHNNMFDPALIGDKPKWYAHQLQPIRYRVYDGNSQLAEALSVPPEHDSESDPTDDSGSDSMEYDDSSSSYSSLGDFVSEMMKCDINGDTPNVDPLTHAALGDASEVEIDELQTQKEGEEPGPDSENSQENPPLRSSSSTTASSSPSTVIHGAHSEPAESTEMDDKAAPGSSKPLPPVPPSICRSTVDRRQTETGEGSVCQRTYDNPHFEPQYGSPPEEDDDEQGESYTPRFSQHVSGHRAQKLLRPNSLKLASDSDAESDSRASSPNSTVSNTSTEGFGGIMSFASSLYRNHSTSFSLSNLALPTKGAREKSTPFPSLKGNRRALVDQKSSVIKHSPTVKREPPSPQGRSSNSSENQQFLKEVVHSVLDGQGVGWLNMKKVRRLLESEQLRVFVLSKLNRAVQSEDDARQDVIQDVEISRKVYKGMLDLLKCTVLSLEQSYAHAGLGGMASIFALLEIAQTHYYSKEPDKRKRSPTENVNTPVGKDPGLAGRGDPKAMAQLRVPQLGPRAPSATGKGPKELDTRSLKEENFVASVGQEVIKPAFDLGETEEKRSQVSADSGVSLTSASQRTDPDSVISVSPAVMIRSSSQDSEVSNSSGETLGADSDLSSTAGDGPGGEGSAHLASSRATLSDSEIETNSATSTIFGKAHSLKPKEKLAGSPVRSSEDVSQRVYLYEGLLGRDKGSMWDQLEDAAMETFSISKERSTLWDQMQFWEDAFLDAVMLEREGMGMDQGPQEMIDRYLSLGEHDRKRLEDDEDRLLATLLHNLISYMLLMKVNKNDIRKKVRRLMGKSHIGLVYSQQINEVLDQLTNLNGRDLSIRSSGSRHMKKQTFVVHAGTDTNGDIFFMEVCDDCVVLRSNIGTVYERWWYEKLINMTYCPKTKVLCLWRRNGSETQLNKFYTKKCRELYYCVKDSMERAAARQQSIKPGPELGGEFPVQDMKTGEGGLLQVTLEGINLKFMHNQFLKLKKW, encoded by the exons ATGGTGCAAAAGAAGTTCTGCCCTCGGTTACTTGACTACCTAGTGATCGTAGGGGCGAG GCACCCGAGCAGCGACAGCGTGGCTCAGACTCCTGAGCTGCTGCGGCGGTACCCGCTGGAGGATCACCCCGAGTTCCCCCTGCCCCCGGATGTGGTGTTCTTCTGCCAGCCCGAGGGCTGCCTGAGTGTGCGGCAGCGGCGCGCCAGCCTGCGGGACGACACGTCCTTCGTCTTCACCCTGACCGACAAGGACACGGGAGTCACCCGCTACGGCATCTGCGTCAACTTCTACCGTTCCTTCCAGAAGCGAGCGCCAAAGGAAAAGGCGGAGAGCGGAGCGGCCCCCCGCGGGAAGGAAGGGCCCCATGCCCCCTGTGCCTCGGAAGAACTTGCCCCTGCGAGCTCCGAGGGCACCTCGACCTTGCAGCCTCCTGGTGCTGACTCCACCCCCGACGTGAGCCAGTCTCCTCGGGGCAAACGCCGGGCCAAAGCTGGCAGTCGCTCCCGCAACAGCACCCTGACGTCCCTGTGCGTGCTGAGCCACCACCCCTTCTTCTCTGCCTTCAGAGAGTGTCTGTACACTCTCAAACGTCTGGTAGACTGCTGCAGTGAACGGCTGCTGGGCAAGAAGCCGGGCATCCCTCGGGGGGTACAGAG GGACACCATGTGGCGAATCTTTACTGGATCGCTGCTAGTGGAGGAGAAGTCCAGTGCCCTTCTGCACGACCTCCGAGAGATTGAGGCCTGGATCTACCGGTTGCTACGCTCCCCAGTACCTGTCTCTGGGCAGAAGCGAGTGGACATCGAGGTCCTTCCCCCGGAACTGCAGCCGGCCCTGACGTTTGCTCTTCCCGACCCCTCTCGATTCACCCTAGTGGATTTCCCGCTTCATCTTCCCTTGGAACTTCTGGGTGTGGACGCTTGTCTTCAGGTGCTAACTTGCATCCTGTTGGAGCATAAG GTGGTGCTTCAGTCCCGAGACTACAATGCTCTCTCCATGTCTGTGATGGCGTTTGTGGCAATGATCTACCCCCTGGAGTACATGTTCCCAGTCATTCCACTGCTGCCCACCTGCATGGCGTCGGCAGAGCAG CTACTCTTGGCTCCAACCCCATACATCATTGGAGTTCCTGCCAGCTTCTTCCTCTACAAACTAGACTTCAAAATGCCCGATGACGTGTGGCTAGTGGATCTGGACAGTAATAGG GTGATTGCCCCCACCAATGCGGAAGTGCTACCCATCCTGCCAGAACCAGAATCAATAGAGCTgaaaaaacacttaaagcag GCCCTGGCTAGCATGAGTCTCAACACCCAGCCCATCCTTAATCTGGAGAAATTCCATGAGGGCCAGGAGATCCCGCTTCTCTTGGGAAGGCCTTCTAGTGACCTTCAGTCCACGCCTTCAACGGAATTCAATCCACTCATTTATGGCAATGATGTCGATTCAGTCGATGTTGCAACGAG AGTGGCCATGGTACGTTTCTTCAACTCTGCTAACGTGCTGCAGGGCTTTCAGATGCACACACGTACCCTTCGACTCTTTCCCCGGCCTGTGGTCGCTTTCCAAGCTGGCTCCTTTCTGGCCTCACGTCCCCGGCAGACTCCCTTTGCTGAGAAACTGGCCAGGACTCAAGCTGTGGAGTACTTTGGAGAATGGACCCTGAACCCCACTAACTATGCCTTTCAGCGGATTCACAACA ATATGTTTGATCCAGCTCTTATTGGAGACAAGCCAAAGTGGTATGCTCACCAGCTGCAGCCCATCCGTTATCGAGTCTATGATGGCAATTCTCAGCTGGCTGAGGCCCTGAGTGTGCCCCCCGAGCATGATTCTGAATCTGACCCCACTGATGACAG TGGCAGCGATAGCATGGAGTATGATGACTCAAGCTCTTcttactcctcccttggggactTTGTCAGTGAAATGATGAAATGTGACATCAACGGTGATACTCCCA ATGTGGACCCTCTGACACATGCAGCCCTTGGAGATGCCAGTGAGGTGGAGATTGATGAGCTGCAGAcccagaaggagggagaggagcctGGTCCAGACAGCGAGAACTCTCAGGAAAATCCTCCGCTGCGCTCCAGCTCCAGCACCACTGCCAGCAGCAGCCCAAGCACAGTCATCCACGGTGCCCACTCT GAACCTGCTGAGTCTACAGAAATGGATGATAAGGCAGCACCAGGCAGctccaagcccctccctcccGTGCCTCCCAGCATTTGCAGATCTACTGTGGACAGGAGACAGACTGAGACTGGAGAGGGGTCAGTGTGCCAGCGAACCTATGACAATCCACACTTCGAGCCACAATATGGCTCGCCCCCTGAGGAAGATGATGATGAGCAGGGGGAAAGCTACACTCCCCGATTCAGCCAACATGTCAGTGGCCATCG GGCTCAAAAGCTGCTGCGGCCCAACAGCTTGAAACTGGCAAGTGACTCAGACGCAGAGTCAGACTCCCGAGCAAGCTCTCCCAACTCCACTGTCTCCAACACCAGCACCGAGGGCTTTGGGGGCATCATGTCTTTTGCTA GCAGCCTGTATCGGAACCACAGTACGAGCTTCAGTCTTTCAAACCTCGCACTGCCCACCAAAGGAGCCCGAGAGAAGAGTACACCGTTCCCCAGTCTGAAAG GAAACAGGAGGGCCTTGGTGGACCAGAAGTCATCTGTCATTAAACACAGCCCAACCGTCAAAAGAGAACCTCCGTCCCCTCAGGGCCGGTCCAGCAATTCTAG CGAGAACCAGCAGTTCCTGAAGGAAGTGGTACACAGTGTGCTGGATGGCCAGGGAGTAGGCTGGCTCAATATGAAGAAAGTACGCCGGCTGCTGGAGAGTGAGCAGCTTCGGGTCTTCGTACTGAGCAAGCTGAACCGCGCAGTGCAGTCCGAGGACGACGCCCGGCAGGATGTCATCCAAGACGTG GAGATCAGTCGGAAGGTGTACAAGGGGATGCTAGACCTCCTGAAGTGCACAGTCCTCAGCCTCGAGCAGTCCTATGCCCACGCAGGTCTGGGCGGCATGGCCAGCATCTTTGCACTTTTGGAGATTGCCCAGACCCACTACTATAGTAAAG AACCAGACAAGCGGAAGAGAAGTCCAACAGAGAATGTAAATACCCCAGTTGGCAAAGATCCTGGTCTGGCTGGGCGGGGGGACCCAAAGGCTATGGCCCAGCTAAGGGTCCCTCAGCTGGGTCCTCGGGCACCAAGTGCTACAGGAAAGGGTCCTAAAGAACTGGATACCAGAAGCTTAAAGGAAGAGAATTTTGTAGCATCGGTTG GGCAAGAGGTGATCAAGCCTGCCTTTGACCTTGGTGAGACAGAAGAGAAAAGGTCCCAGGTCAGCGCAGACAGCGGTGTGAGCCtgacctctgcttcccag AGGACTGATCCAGACTCTGTCATCAGTGTGAGTCCAGCTGTTATGATCCGCAGCTCCAGTCAGGATTCTGAA gtgagTAATAGTTCTGGAGAGACGCTCGGAGCAGACAGCGACCTGAGCAGCACGGCAGGTGACGGGCCAGGAGGAGAAGGCAGTGCCCACTTGGCGAGTTCTCGAGCCACTCTGTCTGATAGCGAAATCGAAACCAATTCCGCCACAAGCACCATCTTT GGTAAAGCTCATAGCTTGAAGCCAAAGGAGAAGCTGGCAGGCAGTCCAGTCCGCTCTTCCGAAGACGTAAGCCAGCGAGTCTATCTCTACGAGGGACTGCTAG GAAGGGACAAAGGATCGATGTGGGACCAGTTAGAGGATGCTGCTATGGAGACCTTTTCTATAA GCAAAGAGCGTTCTACTTTATGGGACCAAATGCAGTTCTGGGAAGATGCATTCTTAGATGCTGTGATGTTGGAAAGAGAAGGGATGGGTATGGACCAGGGTCCTCAGGAAATGATTGACAG GTACCTGTCCCTAGGAGAGCATGACCGGAAGCGCCTGGAGGATGATGAAGACCGCTTGCTGGCCACACTGTTACACAACCTCATCTCCTATATGCTCCTGATGAAG GTGAACAAGAACGACATCAGGAAGAAAGTACGGCGCCTAATGGGAAAGTCCCACATTGGGCTGGTATACAGCCAACAAATCAATGAGGTGCTTGATCAGCTGACGAACCTG AACGGGCGTGACCTCTCTATCCGCTCCAGCGGCAGCCGGCACATGAAGAAGCAGACATTTGTTGTGCATGCGGGGACGGACACAAATGGAGATATCTTTTTCATGGAA GTGTGTGATGACTGTGTGGTGTTACGCAGTAACATTGGGACTGTGTATGAGCGCTGGTGGTATGAGAAGCTCATCAACATGACCTACTGTCCCAAGACCAAGGTCTTGTGTTTGTGGCGTAGGAACGGCTCTGAGACCCAGCTCAACAAGTTCTATACCAAGAAG TGTCGAGAGCTGTACTACTGCGTGAAGGACAGCATGGAGCGGGCCGCTGCCAGACAACAGAGCATCAAGCCCG GACCTGAACTAGGTGGTGAGTTCCCTGTGCAGGACATGAAGACTGGAGAGGGTGGCTTGCTCCAAGTCACCCTGGAAGGGATCAATCTCAAGTTCATGCACAACCAG TTCCTGAAATTAAAGAAGTGGTGA
- the Madd gene encoding MAP kinase-activating death domain protein isoform X32, whose translation MVQKKFCPRLLDYLVIVGARHPSSDSVAQTPELLRRYPLEDHPEFPLPPDVVFFCQPEGCLSVRQRRASLRDDTSFVFTLTDKDTGVTRYGICVNFYRSFQKRAPKEKAESGAAPRGKEGPHAPCASEELAPASSEGTSTLQPPGADSTPDVSQSPRGKRRAKAGSRSRNSTLTSLCVLSHHPFFSAFRECLYTLKRLVDCCSERLLGKKPGIPRGVQRDTMWRIFTGSLLVEEKSSALLHDLREIEAWIYRLLRSPVPVSGQKRVDIEVLPPELQPALTFALPDPSRFTLVDFPLHLPLELLGVDACLQVLTCILLEHKVVLQSRDYNALSMSVMAFVAMIYPLEYMFPVIPLLPTCMASAEQLLLAPTPYIIGVPASFFLYKLDFKMPDDVWLVDLDSNRVIAPTNAEVLPILPEPESIELKKHLKQALASMSLNTQPILNLEKFHEGQEIPLLLGRPSSDLQSTPSTEFNPLIYGNDVDSVDVATRVAMVRFFNSANVLQGFQMHTRTLRLFPRPVVAFQAGSFLASRPRQTPFAEKLARTQAVEYFGEWTLNPTNYAFQRIHNNMFDPALIGDKPKWYAHQLQPIRYRVYDGNSQLAEALSVPPEHDSESDPTDDSGSDSMEYDDSSSSYSSLGDFVSEMMKCDINGDTPNVDPLTHAALGDASEVEIDELQTQKEGEEPGPDSENSQENPPLRSSSSTTASSSPSTVIHGAHSEPAESTEMDDKAAPGSSKPLPPVPPSICRSTVDRRQTETGEGAQKLLRPNSLKLASDSDAESDSRASSPNSTVSNTSTEGFGGIMSFASSLYRNHSTSFSLSNLALPTKGAREKSTPFPSLKGNRRALVDQKSSVIKHSPTVKREPPSPQGRSSNSSENQQFLKEVVHSVLDGQGVGWLNMKKVRRLLESEQLRVFVLSKLNRAVQSEDDARQDVIQDVEISRKVYKGMLDLLKCTVLSLEQSYAHAGLGGMASIFALLEIAQTHYYSKEPDKRKRSPTENVNTPVGKDPGLAGRGDPKAMAQLRVPQLGPRAPSATGKGPKELDTRSLKEENFVASVGQEVIKPAFDLGETEEKRSQVSADSGVSLTSASQRTDPDSVISVSPAVMIRSSSQDSEVSTVVSNSSGETLGADSDLSSTAGDGPGGEGSAHLASSRATLSDSEIETNSATSTIFGKAHSLKPKEKLAGSPVRSSEDVSQRVYLYEGLLGKERSTLWDQMQFWEDAFLDAVMLEREGMGMDQGPQEMIDRYLSLGEHDRKRLEDDEDRLLATLLHNLISYMLLMKVNKNDIRKKVRRLMGKSHIGLVYSQQINEVLDQLTNLNGRDLSIRSSGSRHMKKQTFVVHAGTDTNGDIFFMEVCDDCVVLRSNIGTVYERWWYEKLINMTYCPKTKVLCLWRRNGSETQLNKFYTKKCRELYYCVKDSMERAAARQQSIKPGPELGGEFPVQDMKTGEGGLLQVTLEGINLKFMHNQVFIELNHIKKCNTVRGVFVLEEFVPEIKEVVSHKYKTPMAHEICYSVLCLFSYVAAVRSSEEELRTPPRPVSS comes from the exons ATGGTGCAAAAGAAGTTCTGCCCTCGGTTACTTGACTACCTAGTGATCGTAGGGGCGAG GCACCCGAGCAGCGACAGCGTGGCTCAGACTCCTGAGCTGCTGCGGCGGTACCCGCTGGAGGATCACCCCGAGTTCCCCCTGCCCCCGGATGTGGTGTTCTTCTGCCAGCCCGAGGGCTGCCTGAGTGTGCGGCAGCGGCGCGCCAGCCTGCGGGACGACACGTCCTTCGTCTTCACCCTGACCGACAAGGACACGGGAGTCACCCGCTACGGCATCTGCGTCAACTTCTACCGTTCCTTCCAGAAGCGAGCGCCAAAGGAAAAGGCGGAGAGCGGAGCGGCCCCCCGCGGGAAGGAAGGGCCCCATGCCCCCTGTGCCTCGGAAGAACTTGCCCCTGCGAGCTCCGAGGGCACCTCGACCTTGCAGCCTCCTGGTGCTGACTCCACCCCCGACGTGAGCCAGTCTCCTCGGGGCAAACGCCGGGCCAAAGCTGGCAGTCGCTCCCGCAACAGCACCCTGACGTCCCTGTGCGTGCTGAGCCACCACCCCTTCTTCTCTGCCTTCAGAGAGTGTCTGTACACTCTCAAACGTCTGGTAGACTGCTGCAGTGAACGGCTGCTGGGCAAGAAGCCGGGCATCCCTCGGGGGGTACAGAG GGACACCATGTGGCGAATCTTTACTGGATCGCTGCTAGTGGAGGAGAAGTCCAGTGCCCTTCTGCACGACCTCCGAGAGATTGAGGCCTGGATCTACCGGTTGCTACGCTCCCCAGTACCTGTCTCTGGGCAGAAGCGAGTGGACATCGAGGTCCTTCCCCCGGAACTGCAGCCGGCCCTGACGTTTGCTCTTCCCGACCCCTCTCGATTCACCCTAGTGGATTTCCCGCTTCATCTTCCCTTGGAACTTCTGGGTGTGGACGCTTGTCTTCAGGTGCTAACTTGCATCCTGTTGGAGCATAAG GTGGTGCTTCAGTCCCGAGACTACAATGCTCTCTCCATGTCTGTGATGGCGTTTGTGGCAATGATCTACCCCCTGGAGTACATGTTCCCAGTCATTCCACTGCTGCCCACCTGCATGGCGTCGGCAGAGCAG CTACTCTTGGCTCCAACCCCATACATCATTGGAGTTCCTGCCAGCTTCTTCCTCTACAAACTAGACTTCAAAATGCCCGATGACGTGTGGCTAGTGGATCTGGACAGTAATAGG GTGATTGCCCCCACCAATGCGGAAGTGCTACCCATCCTGCCAGAACCAGAATCAATAGAGCTgaaaaaacacttaaagcag GCCCTGGCTAGCATGAGTCTCAACACCCAGCCCATCCTTAATCTGGAGAAATTCCATGAGGGCCAGGAGATCCCGCTTCTCTTGGGAAGGCCTTCTAGTGACCTTCAGTCCACGCCTTCAACGGAATTCAATCCACTCATTTATGGCAATGATGTCGATTCAGTCGATGTTGCAACGAG AGTGGCCATGGTACGTTTCTTCAACTCTGCTAACGTGCTGCAGGGCTTTCAGATGCACACACGTACCCTTCGACTCTTTCCCCGGCCTGTGGTCGCTTTCCAAGCTGGCTCCTTTCTGGCCTCACGTCCCCGGCAGACTCCCTTTGCTGAGAAACTGGCCAGGACTCAAGCTGTGGAGTACTTTGGAGAATGGACCCTGAACCCCACTAACTATGCCTTTCAGCGGATTCACAACA ATATGTTTGATCCAGCTCTTATTGGAGACAAGCCAAAGTGGTATGCTCACCAGCTGCAGCCCATCCGTTATCGAGTCTATGATGGCAATTCTCAGCTGGCTGAGGCCCTGAGTGTGCCCCCCGAGCATGATTCTGAATCTGACCCCACTGATGACAG TGGCAGCGATAGCATGGAGTATGATGACTCAAGCTCTTcttactcctcccttggggactTTGTCAGTGAAATGATGAAATGTGACATCAACGGTGATACTCCCA ATGTGGACCCTCTGACACATGCAGCCCTTGGAGATGCCAGTGAGGTGGAGATTGATGAGCTGCAGAcccagaaggagggagaggagcctGGTCCAGACAGCGAGAACTCTCAGGAAAATCCTCCGCTGCGCTCCAGCTCCAGCACCACTGCCAGCAGCAGCCCAAGCACAGTCATCCACGGTGCCCACTCT GAACCTGCTGAGTCTACAGAAATGGATGATAAGGCAGCACCAGGCAGctccaagcccctccctcccGTGCCTCCCAGCATTTGCAGATCTACTGTGGACAGGAGACAGACTGAGACTGGAGAGGG GGCTCAAAAGCTGCTGCGGCCCAACAGCTTGAAACTGGCAAGTGACTCAGACGCAGAGTCAGACTCCCGAGCAAGCTCTCCCAACTCCACTGTCTCCAACACCAGCACCGAGGGCTTTGGGGGCATCATGTCTTTTGCTA GCAGCCTGTATCGGAACCACAGTACGAGCTTCAGTCTTTCAAACCTCGCACTGCCCACCAAAGGAGCCCGAGAGAAGAGTACACCGTTCCCCAGTCTGAAAG GAAACAGGAGGGCCTTGGTGGACCAGAAGTCATCTGTCATTAAACACAGCCCAACCGTCAAAAGAGAACCTCCGTCCCCTCAGGGCCGGTCCAGCAATTCTAG CGAGAACCAGCAGTTCCTGAAGGAAGTGGTACACAGTGTGCTGGATGGCCAGGGAGTAGGCTGGCTCAATATGAAGAAAGTACGCCGGCTGCTGGAGAGTGAGCAGCTTCGGGTCTTCGTACTGAGCAAGCTGAACCGCGCAGTGCAGTCCGAGGACGACGCCCGGCAGGATGTCATCCAAGACGTG GAGATCAGTCGGAAGGTGTACAAGGGGATGCTAGACCTCCTGAAGTGCACAGTCCTCAGCCTCGAGCAGTCCTATGCCCACGCAGGTCTGGGCGGCATGGCCAGCATCTTTGCACTTTTGGAGATTGCCCAGACCCACTACTATAGTAAAG AACCAGACAAGCGGAAGAGAAGTCCAACAGAGAATGTAAATACCCCAGTTGGCAAAGATCCTGGTCTGGCTGGGCGGGGGGACCCAAAGGCTATGGCCCAGCTAAGGGTCCCTCAGCTGGGTCCTCGGGCACCAAGTGCTACAGGAAAGGGTCCTAAAGAACTGGATACCAGAAGCTTAAAGGAAGAGAATTTTGTAGCATCGGTTG GGCAAGAGGTGATCAAGCCTGCCTTTGACCTTGGTGAGACAGAAGAGAAAAGGTCCCAGGTCAGCGCAGACAGCGGTGTGAGCCtgacctctgcttcccag AGGACTGATCCAGACTCTGTCATCAGTGTGAGTCCAGCTGTTATGATCCGCAGCTCCAGTCAGGATTCTGAAGTTAGCACCGTG gtgagTAATAGTTCTGGAGAGACGCTCGGAGCAGACAGCGACCTGAGCAGCACGGCAGGTGACGGGCCAGGAGGAGAAGGCAGTGCCCACTTGGCGAGTTCTCGAGCCACTCTGTCTGATAGCGAAATCGAAACCAATTCCGCCACAAGCACCATCTTT GGTAAAGCTCATAGCTTGAAGCCAAAGGAGAAGCTGGCAGGCAGTCCAGTCCGCTCTTCCGAAGACGTAAGCCAGCGAGTCTATCTCTACGAGGGACTGCTAG GCAAAGAGCGTTCTACTTTATGGGACCAAATGCAGTTCTGGGAAGATGCATTCTTAGATGCTGTGATGTTGGAAAGAGAAGGGATGGGTATGGACCAGGGTCCTCAGGAAATGATTGACAG GTACCTGTCCCTAGGAGAGCATGACCGGAAGCGCCTGGAGGATGATGAAGACCGCTTGCTGGCCACACTGTTACACAACCTCATCTCCTATATGCTCCTGATGAAG GTGAACAAGAACGACATCAGGAAGAAAGTACGGCGCCTAATGGGAAAGTCCCACATTGGGCTGGTATACAGCCAACAAATCAATGAGGTGCTTGATCAGCTGACGAACCTG AACGGGCGTGACCTCTCTATCCGCTCCAGCGGCAGCCGGCACATGAAGAAGCAGACATTTGTTGTGCATGCGGGGACGGACACAAATGGAGATATCTTTTTCATGGAA GTGTGTGATGACTGTGTGGTGTTACGCAGTAACATTGGGACTGTGTATGAGCGCTGGTGGTATGAGAAGCTCATCAACATGACCTACTGTCCCAAGACCAAGGTCTTGTGTTTGTGGCGTAGGAACGGCTCTGAGACCCAGCTCAACAAGTTCTATACCAAGAAG TGTCGAGAGCTGTACTACTGCGTGAAGGACAGCATGGAGCGGGCCGCTGCCAGACAACAGAGCATCAAGCCCG GACCTGAACTAGGTGGTGAGTTCCCTGTGCAGGACATGAAGACTGGAGAGGGTGGCTTGCTCCAAGTCACCCTGGAAGGGATCAATCTCAAGTTCATGCACAACCAG GTTTTCATAGAGCTGAATCACATTAAAAAGTGCAATACAGTTCGAGGCGTCTTTGTCCTGGAAGAATTTG TTCCTGAAATTAAAGAAGTGGTGAGCCACAAGTACAAGACACCAATG GCCCACGAGATCTGCTACTCTGTGTTGTGTCTCTTCTCATATGTGGCTGCAGTCCGTAGCAGCGAAGAAGAACTCCGAACCCCACCTCGGCCTGTCTCTAGCTGA